The following coding sequences are from one Tolumonas lignilytica window:
- the dnaB gene encoding replicative DNA helicase encodes MPAITSSSKKDQNVEQLKLPPHSFEAEQSVLGGLLLDNQAWDRVSERVVEQDFYSRPHRLIFQAMAKLVEKGSPIDLITLQEELEQREQLETIGGFAYLVEIARITPSAANISAYAEIVRERAVVREMISVANEIAEAGFDPQGRDAADLLDLAETKVFKIAEQRTSSTEGPQPLKVLLEKTVDKIEELFHKPHNGVTGVSSGYADLDKMTAGFQASDLIIVAARPSMGKTTFAMNLCEHAALTRDKPVLIFSLEMPSEQIIMRMLASLGRIEQNRVRTGQLDDDDWGRLSSTMGLLLEKGQLYIDDASALTPTELRSRARRIAREHGGLSMIMVDYLQLMRVPSLSENRTLEIAEISRSLKALAKELQIPVVALSQLNRSLEQRADKRPVNSDLRESGSIEQDADLIMFIYRDEVYHDDSADKGIAEIIIGKQRNGPIGKVRLTFQGQYSRFDNYAGPAFNDDY; translated from the coding sequence ATGCCCGCCATCACGTCATCCAGTAAAAAAGATCAGAACGTCGAACAACTCAAACTGCCTCCTCATTCATTTGAAGCAGAGCAATCTGTATTGGGCGGTTTACTGCTAGATAATCAGGCTTGGGATAGAGTCAGTGAACGTGTTGTCGAACAGGATTTTTACAGCCGTCCACATCGGCTCATTTTCCAGGCAATGGCTAAACTAGTCGAGAAGGGTAGCCCGATTGATCTGATCACGTTGCAGGAAGAGTTAGAGCAACGTGAGCAACTAGAGACGATTGGCGGTTTTGCCTATTTGGTGGAAATCGCTCGAATTACGCCGAGCGCTGCAAACATCAGTGCCTATGCTGAAATTGTTCGTGAACGTGCGGTCGTGCGTGAAATGATCTCAGTGGCGAATGAAATTGCGGAAGCAGGTTTTGATCCCCAGGGGCGTGATGCGGCTGACTTACTTGATCTGGCTGAAACCAAGGTCTTCAAGATTGCGGAACAGCGCACCAGCAGTACCGAGGGGCCTCAGCCGCTGAAGGTCTTGCTGGAAAAGACGGTTGATAAAATCGAAGAGTTATTTCATAAACCACACAATGGGGTGACGGGTGTTTCCAGTGGTTATGCTGATCTGGACAAGATGACGGCCGGTTTTCAGGCTTCTGATTTGATCATTGTTGCTGCGCGTCCATCAATGGGTAAAACCACCTTTGCAATGAATTTATGTGAGCACGCCGCATTGACCCGGGATAAACCGGTATTGATCTTTTCGCTGGAAATGCCCTCAGAACAAATCATCATGAGGATGTTGGCGTCGCTGGGTCGTATCGAACAAAACCGTGTTCGTACTGGCCAATTGGATGACGATGATTGGGGCCGACTCTCTTCCACCATGGGCTTGCTGCTGGAAAAAGGTCAGCTTTATATCGACGATGCCTCGGCATTGACGCCGACAGAGTTACGTTCACGTGCGCGCCGTATTGCCCGCGAACACGGTGGGCTCAGCATGATCATGGTGGATTATTTGCAGTTGATGCGAGTGCCGTCACTCAGCGAAAACCGGACATTGGAAATTGCAGAGATCTCCCGTTCACTGAAAGCGCTGGCCAAAGAGCTGCAAATTCCGGTAGTTGCACTATCTCAGTTGAATCGTAGTTTGGAGCAGCGTGCAGATAAACGTCCGGTGAATTCTGACTTGCGTGAATCGGGCTCTATCGAGCAGGATGCGGATTTGATCATGTTCATCTATCGGGATGAAGTCTATCACGATGATAGTGCAGATAAGGGCATTGCAGAGATCATTATCGGAAAGCAGCGTAATGGTCCGATCGGTAAGGTGCGTCTGACGTTTCAGGGGCAATATTCCCGATTCGATAATTATGCTGGTCCTGCATTTAACGACGATTACTAA
- the csrA gene encoding carbon storage regulator CsrA: MLILTRRVGETLMIGDEVTVTVLGVKGNQVRIGVNAPKDVSVHREEIYMRIQSEKDNDNEPQSY; encoded by the coding sequence ATGCTGATTCTGACTCGCCGTGTAGGCGAAACCTTAATGATCGGTGATGAAGTAACAGTAACCGTACTAGGTGTTAAAGGTAATCAGGTCCGGATTGGTGTGAATGCACCGAAAGATGTTTCTGTTCATCGTGAAGAAATTTACATGCGAATTCAGTCTGAAAAAGACAATGATAATGAACCGCAATCTTACTAA
- the alaS gene encoding alanine--tRNA ligase: MHMTTSEIRTAFLEYFRSQGHQVVDSSSLVPHNDPTLLFTNAGMNQFKDVFLGGDVRPYSRATTAQRCVRAGGKHNDLDNVGYTARHHTFFEMLGNFSFGDYFKQDAIKFAWTFLTKVLQLPQEKLLVTVYETDDEAYNIWANEMGVPADRIVRIGDNKGAPYASDNFWQMGDTGPCGPCTEIFYDHGEHIWGGRPGSPEEDGDRFIEIWNVVFMQFNRQVDGSLEPLPKPSVDTGMGIERISAIMQGVHSNYEIDIFKALIQDAAKIVGVTDLENKSLRVIADHIRSCAFLIADGVMPSNEGRGYVLRRIIRRAVRHGRKLGAKDTFFYQLVATLVTLMGDAYPELKSQQPVVERVLKLEEEQFVRTLDRGLSLLEDELSRLGDVREIPGAVVFKLYDTYGFPADLTADVVRDRGYTIDETAFQQEMEKQRERAKEASNFAVDYNKQLKIEQSSAFCGYEKTIDNAVITGIYLGDEAVSSLNVGEQALIVLDHTPFYAESGGQMGDVGLLRSGEALFAVTDTQKVGQAIVHKGFVEQGVFQLNAAVEAVVDNSRRNATALHHSATHLLHAALRNVLGEHVAQKGSQVGPDRLRFDFSHFEAINSAVLRQIEQSVNAEIRKNALIDTQLMSLDEAKTSGAMALFGEKYGDEVRVVKMGGFSTELCGGTHATHTGDIGFFKIISEGGIAAGVRRIEAVAGEAALAHIHQLGEQLDEAAAIVKSDALSVVSKIRQMQERSRLLEREIEMLKAKLAAQAGNDLLSQIVRINGEQVLVAQLDDVDAKSLRTTMDDLKNRLQSAVLLLATVNDDKVSLIAGVTADLTSKVKAGELVNVVAQQVGGKGGGRPDMAQAGGTDVAALPGALKSVHTWLEDRL, translated from the coding sequence ATGCACATGACCACATCAGAGATCCGCACCGCGTTTCTCGAGTACTTCCGTTCGCAGGGACATCAGGTTGTTGATTCCAGTTCTCTGGTGCCGCATAACGACCCGACATTGTTGTTTACTAACGCGGGTATGAACCAGTTCAAGGATGTATTCCTTGGCGGAGATGTTCGTCCTTACTCCAGAGCCACCACAGCACAGCGTTGTGTGCGCGCGGGTGGTAAACATAACGATCTGGATAACGTTGGTTATACCGCTCGTCACCACACTTTCTTTGAAATGCTGGGGAACTTCAGCTTTGGGGATTATTTCAAGCAAGATGCAATCAAATTTGCCTGGACATTTCTGACCAAGGTATTGCAGTTACCACAGGAAAAGCTGCTGGTCACCGTCTACGAGACCGATGACGAAGCCTATAATATTTGGGCCAACGAAATGGGTGTCCCGGCTGATCGCATCGTGCGTATTGGGGACAACAAAGGTGCTCCGTATGCTTCTGACAATTTCTGGCAGATGGGGGATACCGGTCCTTGCGGTCCTTGCACTGAGATTTTCTATGATCACGGCGAGCATATCTGGGGTGGCCGTCCTGGCTCACCAGAGGAAGATGGCGATCGTTTCATTGAAATCTGGAACGTCGTGTTTATGCAGTTCAACCGTCAGGTTGATGGTTCGCTGGAGCCGTTACCAAAGCCATCGGTGGACACCGGCATGGGTATTGAACGTATTTCTGCGATCATGCAAGGTGTGCATTCCAACTACGAAATCGACATTTTCAAAGCACTGATTCAGGATGCCGCCAAAATTGTTGGTGTGACCGACTTAGAAAACAAGTCACTTCGCGTTATTGCTGACCACATCCGTTCTTGTGCCTTCCTCATCGCTGATGGTGTGATGCCATCGAATGAAGGCCGTGGTTATGTACTGCGCCGTATTATCCGTCGTGCGGTTCGCCATGGTCGTAAACTGGGCGCTAAAGATACCTTCTTCTATCAGTTGGTGGCGACACTGGTGACGTTGATGGGGGATGCCTACCCCGAGCTGAAGAGCCAACAACCGGTTGTTGAACGTGTGCTGAAGTTGGAAGAAGAACAGTTTGTTCGCACACTGGATCGTGGTTTGTCCCTGCTGGAAGATGAATTGTCTCGGTTGGGGGATGTTCGTGAAATTCCAGGTGCGGTTGTCTTTAAATTGTATGACACCTACGGTTTCCCGGCTGATTTGACGGCTGATGTTGTCCGTGATCGTGGTTATACCATTGACGAAACAGCCTTTCAGCAAGAAATGGAAAAACAGCGCGAGCGCGCGAAAGAAGCCTCTAATTTTGCTGTTGACTACAATAAACAGCTGAAAATTGAACAATCCAGTGCGTTTTGTGGTTATGAAAAAACAATCGACAACGCAGTGATTACCGGTATTTACCTGGGTGACGAAGCTGTCTCTTCACTGAATGTGGGTGAGCAGGCGCTTATAGTTCTGGATCACACCCCATTTTATGCAGAATCCGGTGGTCAGATGGGCGATGTCGGCTTGCTGCGTTCCGGTGAAGCATTGTTTGCAGTGACAGACACACAAAAAGTCGGACAGGCGATTGTTCATAAGGGCTTTGTTGAACAGGGTGTTTTCCAGCTTAATGCTGCGGTTGAAGCGGTTGTGGATAATAGCCGCCGTAATGCAACGGCACTGCATCACTCGGCCACGCATTTACTGCATGCGGCACTGCGTAATGTTCTTGGTGAGCATGTGGCTCAGAAAGGGTCACAAGTGGGGCCAGATCGCCTGCGGTTTGACTTCTCCCATTTTGAAGCCATCAATTCGGCTGTGTTGCGCCAAATTGAACAGAGCGTGAATGCAGAGATCCGCAAAAATGCACTGATCGACACACAATTGATGTCATTGGATGAAGCTAAAACCAGTGGTGCGATGGCACTGTTTGGTGAAAAGTATGGTGATGAAGTCCGCGTTGTCAAAATGGGGGGCTTTTCAACAGAATTGTGTGGTGGTACCCATGCCACGCACACCGGTGATATCGGGTTCTTCAAGATCATCAGCGAAGGCGGCATTGCCGCAGGCGTTCGTCGTATTGAAGCGGTAGCAGGTGAAGCCGCACTGGCTCATATTCATCAACTGGGCGAACAGTTAGATGAAGCGGCGGCGATCGTTAAATCTGATGCGCTGTCTGTGGTGAGCAAAATCCGCCAAATGCAAGAACGTAGCCGTTTACTGGAACGGGAAATCGAAATGCTGAAGGCGAAATTAGCTGCCCAGGCAGGTAACGATCTATTGTCCCAAATTGTCCGGATTAATGGTGAGCAAGTTCTTGTTGCACAGTTGGATGATGTGGATGCGAAATCATTGCGCACGACAATGGATGATCTAAAGAACCGTTTGCAGTCTGCCGTATTGCTGTTGGCGACAGTGAACGATGATAAGGTCAGTTTAATTGCAGGTGTAACGGCAGATTTGACCAGCAAAGTGAAAGCTGGAGAACTGGTCAATGTGGTTGCACAACAAGTGGGTGGCAAAGGCGGTGGTCGTCCAGATATGGCCCAAGCGGGTGGTACGGATGTAGCTGCTTTACCCGGCGCACTGAAATCAGTTCATACCTGGTTAGAAGATCGCCTGTAA
- a CDS encoding regulatory protein RecX, with translation MSLSANKKMVTPLAKAMKLLARRDHSVNELALKLSSFYSEHEIKEVIERCLQENWLNDARFATSYICSRSSSGYGPRRIAMELQQKGVAAGIINKSLKDADIDWLVLLQRIVERRQPIPREPAERMKLQHMLLRRGFSPDLIQRCFSPPEI, from the coding sequence ATGAGTTTATCTGCCAATAAAAAAATGGTCACACCTTTGGCAAAAGCGATGAAATTGCTTGCCAGACGAGATCACAGTGTCAATGAATTAGCGTTGAAACTGTCGTCTTTTTATTCTGAGCATGAAATAAAAGAGGTGATTGAACGCTGTCTACAAGAAAACTGGTTAAATGATGCGCGGTTTGCAACAAGCTACATTTGTAGTCGCAGTAGTAGCGGCTACGGGCCTCGACGTATCGCAATGGAGCTGCAACAGAAGGGCGTTGCAGCAGGAATAATTAACAAGTCACTAAAAGATGCGGATATCGATTGGTTAGTATTGTTACAGCGAATCGTTGAACGTCGACAGCCTATCCCTCGTGAACCAGCAGAGCGTATGAAGTTACAGCATATGTTGCTGCGTCGTGGTTTTTCCCCTGATCTGATCCAGCGTTGTTTTTCTCCCCCAGAAATCTGA
- the recA gene encoding recombinase RecA yields MDSNKEKALAAALGQIEKQFGKGSIMRLGDTQALDVESIPTGSLSLDIALGIGGLPMGRIVEIFGPESSGKTTLTLEVIAQAQKAGKTCAFIDAEHALDPIYAAKLGVKVDDLLVSQPDTGEQALEICDMLVRSGAVDVIIVDSVAALTPKAEIEGEMGDSHVGLQARLMSQALRKLTGNIKNANCLCIFINQIRMKIGVMFGNPETTTGGNALKFYASVRLDIRRTGAIKDGEEIVGNETRVKVVKNKVAPPFKQADFQILYGEGISKESELIDLGVKCKLIDKSGAWYAYNGDKIGQGKANAMKYLKENLAAAEEIELKLRELLLSHNTSETTATPVIEEFTPSDDELDSLSLSDDI; encoded by the coding sequence ATGGATTCAAATAAAGAAAAAGCACTGGCCGCAGCATTAGGCCAAATTGAAAAGCAATTTGGTAAAGGTTCCATCATGCGGCTTGGTGATACCCAAGCGTTAGATGTTGAATCAATCCCCACCGGCTCGCTGTCATTGGATATTGCGTTGGGTATTGGCGGTTTACCGATGGGGCGTATTGTTGAAATATTTGGCCCGGAATCATCAGGTAAAACAACATTAACGCTGGAAGTTATCGCGCAAGCGCAAAAAGCAGGAAAGACCTGTGCTTTTATCGATGCTGAACATGCTTTAGATCCAATCTATGCAGCCAAACTGGGTGTAAAGGTGGACGACCTGTTGGTTTCTCAACCTGACACCGGTGAACAGGCATTGGAAATTTGCGATATGCTGGTTCGTTCAGGTGCTGTTGATGTCATCATTGTTGACTCCGTGGCGGCATTGACTCCTAAGGCTGAAATTGAAGGTGAGATGGGCGATTCTCATGTCGGCTTGCAAGCACGTCTGATGTCTCAGGCGCTGCGTAAACTCACCGGTAACATTAAGAATGCAAATTGTTTGTGTATCTTCATTAACCAAATTCGAATGAAGATTGGTGTGATGTTCGGTAATCCGGAAACTACAACCGGTGGTAATGCCTTAAAATTCTATGCTTCTGTTCGTCTGGATATTCGTCGTACTGGTGCGATTAAAGATGGCGAAGAGATCGTCGGTAACGAAACGCGCGTTAAAGTGGTGAAAAACAAAGTCGCACCGCCATTTAAGCAAGCCGATTTCCAAATCCTGTATGGTGAAGGTATTTCCAAGGAAAGTGAGCTGATCGATTTAGGCGTAAAATGCAAACTGATCGATAAATCAGGGGCGTGGTATGCCTATAACGGTGACAAAATTGGTCAGGGCAAAGCGAATGCCATGAAATATCTGAAAGAGAATTTGGCTGCAGCAGAAGAGATCGAGCTGAAACTCCGCGAATTACTGCTAAGTCATAACACTTCAGAAACGACGGCAACTCCCGTGATTGAAGAGTTTACGCCATCAGATGATGAGTTGGACAGCTTGTCATTGAGTGATGATATTTAA